In bacterium, a single genomic region encodes these proteins:
- the rplF gene encoding 50S ribosomal protein L6, with amino-acid sequence MSRIGKRPVVLPAGVKVEAENGVLTVTGKKGQLVRPIPAKVAVEVKGGTATVVLLDKDAGNLYGMYRTILANMVLGVTDGFLRILEIVGVGYKAESKGGALHLALGYSHPVVFPLPQGVTAQVESNTVIKLSGSDKELLGETAARVRMLRKPDVYKNKGIRYRGERLIKKVGKAAGK; translated from the coding sequence ATGTCGAGAATCGGTAAAAGGCCTGTGGTCCTTCCCGCCGGAGTCAAGGTGGAAGCGGAAAATGGAGTGTTGACCGTCACCGGGAAGAAAGGGCAGCTTGTCCGGCCGATCCCGGCGAAGGTGGCGGTGGAAGTGAAGGGCGGAACGGCGACGGTCGTTCTTCTCGACAAGGACGCCGGGAATCTCTACGGCATGTATCGGACGATCCTGGCCAACATGGTGCTGGGCGTCACGGACGGCTTCCTGCGAATCCTGGAGATCGTCGGCGTGGGCTACAAGGCCGAGTCCAAGGGAGGAGCGCTTCACCTGGCACTGGGATACTCCCACCCGGTCGTTTTCCCACTGCCGCAGGGCGTGACCGCGCAGGTCGAATCGAACACCGTGATCAAGCTGAGCGGGTCCGACAAGGAACTGCTCGGGGAAACGGCCGCCCGGGTCCGGATGCTTCGAAAGCCGGACGTCTACAAGAACAAGGGAATCCGCTACCGCGGCGAACGGCTGATCAAGAAGGTCGGGAAGGCGGCGGGCAAGTAG
- the rplR gene encoding 50S ribosomal protein L18, with protein MSQKNQRETARQNRKGRIRKRIFGTEQRPRLSVFRSAKHIYAQLVIDSTGSTILAASTLSPDLRAEIGDLDKSGAAKKVGQWIGKKALEKNIQQVVFDRNGFLYHGRIKALADGARESGLVF; from the coding sequence ATGAGCCAGAAAAATCAGCGGGAAACCGCACGACAGAACCGGAAAGGCCGGATCCGCAAGCGGATCTTCGGCACCGAGCAGCGCCCGCGGTTGTCCGTTTTCCGCAGCGCGAAGCACATCTACGCCCAGTTGGTGATCGACTCCACGGGGTCCACCATCCTCGCGGCGTCCACCCTCTCCCCGGATCTCCGGGCCGAGATCGGCGACCTCGACAAGAGCGGCGCCGCGAAAAAGGTGGGACAGTGGATCGGGAAAAAGGCGCTGGAGAAAAACATCCAGCAGGTCGTTTTCGACCGGAACGGGTTCCTCTACCATGGCCGGATCAAGGCCCTGGCGGACGGCGCCCGTGAATCCGGGCTGGTATTCTGA
- the rpsE gene encoding 30S ribosomal protein S5, with the protein MKRVDPEGLDLKDRVVHISRVAKVVKGGRRFSFSAVVVVGDGNGHVGTGLGKANEVPDAIRKAVQNAKRSLIVVPLVDGTIPHGVTGEFGAAKVVIRPASPGTGVIAGGGVRAVIESSGITNILTKSLGSNNPHNLVKATIEGLSQLRTAAQILAVRGPREEEATA; encoded by the coding sequence TTGAAAAGAGTCGATCCGGAAGGGCTGGACTTGAAGGACCGTGTCGTGCACATCAGCCGCGTCGCCAAGGTCGTGAAGGGCGGCCGCCGCTTCTCCTTCAGCGCGGTGGTCGTCGTCGGCGACGGCAACGGGCACGTCGGGACGGGTCTCGGGAAGGCGAACGAGGTCCCCGACGCGATCCGCAAGGCGGTGCAGAACGCCAAGCGGTCGCTGATCGTGGTTCCCCTGGTGGACGGGACGATCCCGCACGGGGTAACCGGCGAATTCGGAGCCGCGAAGGTCGTGATCCGGCCCGCATCTCCGGGGACCGGCGTCATCGCGGGCGGCGGAGTTCGCGCCGTGATCGAGTCCAGCGGGATCACGAACATCCTGACGAAGTCCCTGGGGAGCAACAACCCGCACAACCTCGTGAAGGCGACGATCGAGGGGCTTTCCCAGTTGCGGACCGCGGCGCAGATCCTGGCGGTCCGGGGCCCGAGAGAGGAAGAGGCGACGGCATGA
- the rpmD gene encoding 50S ribosomal protein L30 translates to MSGKLRITLLRGLSGRTEYHRKVVRGLGITRLNRPVVRLDTPEIRGMVEKVKFLVRMEEVGEAS, encoded by the coding sequence ATGAGCGGAAAACTGCGCATCACCCTCTTGCGGGGATTGAGCGGGAGGACCGAGTATCACCGCAAGGTCGTTCGGGGACTGGGGATCACCCGGTTGAACCGTCCCGTCGTCCGACTGGACACGCCGGAAATCCGGGGGATGGTGGAAAAGGTCAAGTTCCTCGTCCGGATGGAAGAGGTGGGAGAGGCGTCATGA
- the rplO gene encoding 50S ribosomal protein L15, whose protein sequence is MKLTDLRPAKGAKSARKRVGRGEGSGLGKTSGKGNKGLKARSGGGTKPGYEGGQMPLQRRIPKRGFVNIFREEMAVVNVKELNRFDAGSVVDVEVLRREGLVKGACTGGVKLLGNGELTRKLTVKVDRASKSAVDKVVAAGGTVEV, encoded by the coding sequence ATGAAACTCACGGATCTCCGCCCCGCAAAAGGGGCGAAAAGCGCGCGCAAGCGCGTCGGCCGGGGCGAAGGCTCCGGGCTCGGGAAGACCTCCGGCAAGGGAAACAAGGGGCTCAAGGCGCGCAGCGGCGGCGGGACGAAGCCCGGCTACGAAGGCGGTCAGATGCCCCTGCAGCGGCGGATACCGAAGCGCGGGTTCGTCAACATCTTCCGGGAGGAGATGGCCGTCGTCAACGTGAAGGAGTTGAACCGGTTCGATGCGGGCTCCGTGGTCGACGTCGAGGTGCTTCGGCGGGAGGGCCTGGTGAAAGGCGCCTGCACGGGCGGCGTAAAGCTTCTCGGAAACGGCGAACTCACCCGGAAACTCACCGTGAAGGTCGACCGGGCGAGCAAGTCCGCCGTCGACAAGGTCGTCGCCGCCGGCGGGACCGTGGAGGTCTGA